One genomic segment of Cryptococcus neoformans var. neoformans JEC21 chromosome 8 sequence includes these proteins:
- a CDS encoding expressed protein — protein sequence MATYNPVGPNALSLPIFKKLANRRVVLASASPRRKEIFANAGFFPEIVPSTFAEDLPHSRFEGHLADYPIATGAEKAMEVYERLVKQDAENPPDLVISADTVVVFPPEKDTAEGGPAHGEVSEILEKPINKDEQARSLAHMSGRKCEVITGISIVYPTVEYPGFKVHSISCSTLVKFYDNTPQTIQAYVDSKEGIDRAGGFAIQGLGGILIEGIEGNYDNCVGFPSAPFWRWMSELDADGVFDEAWE from the exons ATGGCCACCTACAACCCTGTCGGTCCTAATgctctctcccttcccatATTCAAGAAACTCGCCAACCGCCGCGTCGTCCTGGCCTCTGCAAGTCCTCGCCGTAAAGAGATATTTGCCAATGCC GGCTTCTTTCCTGAAATTGTCCCGTCGACTTTTGCAGAGGATCTCCCACACTCAAGGTTCGAAGGCCACTTGGCGGATTACCCTATAGCTACTGGGGCTGAAAAG GCAATGGAAGTCTATGAGCGCCTCGTCAAGCAAGATGCTGAAAATCCTCCTGATCTCGTCATATCAG CGGATACTGTTGTGGTCTTCCCACCTGAGAAAGATACAGCCGAAGGCGGTCCAGCTCACGGAGAAGTCTCAGAAATCTTGGAAAAGCCCATAAACAAGGACGAACAG GCTAGAAGCTTGGCACACATGTCTGGGAGGAAGTGTGAAGTTATCACGGGTATTTCCATAG TGTATCCTACGGTCGAATACCCGGGATTTAAAGTTCA CTCCATTTCTTGCTCAACTTTGGTCAAGTTTTACGACAATACT CCCCAGACGATCCAGGCGTATGTGGACTCAAAAGAAGGGATTGATCGTGCCGGAGGGTTTGCTATCCAA GGATTAGGAGGGATACTGATTGAAGGGATAGAAGGCAACTATGACAATTGCGTCGG ATTTCCCTCTGCACCATTCTGGCGGTGGATGTCGGAGCTTGATGCGGACGGCGTTTTCGATGAAGCATGGGAGTGA
- a CDS encoding histone deacetylation-related protein, putative, with translation MTLTDYPTFSSSPFFYDPRNPVLPEAEQGHIRAHSNPSVAYYHPKNVGNYHYGERHPMRPHRLELTNQLVLSYGLHEKMSYHAPRAATEEELLEFHEADYVDFLKRVTPKNAQALTKDWTKFNVGDDCPIFYDLFSFCKQYAGGSLAAARKLSSGSADIAINWSGGLHHAKKGEASGFCYINDIVLGILELLRYHPRVLYIDIDIHHGDGVQEAFYLSNRVLTVSFHKYAADFFPNTGNLSEIGSDLGKYFCLNVPLQDGIDDESYISLFKAVMEPTITIFKPSAIVLQCGADSLGCDRLGTFNLSIAAHGECVRFIKSFGLPLLALGGGGYRQSSVSRCWTYETGVLAGVQLSNELPQNNYYEFFAPDYKLHPPLTGKIQNLNTAKSLERIRISIREKLRYLGGAPSVQMQEIPPDLQGLLEEDEKSAAEKMDEKEEERREGKGKEIDWLDREVGGSGDGVGSGRYFGGARRRF, from the exons ATGACTCTCACGGACTACCCAACATTCTCAAGTAGCCCTTTCTTTTACGATCCCCGGAATCCTGTATTACCTGAAGCAGAGCAAGGCCACATTCGA GCCCATTCAAATCCATCGGTCGCCTATTACCATCCTAAAAATGTCGGAAACTACCATTATGGG GAACGTCATCCTATGCGACCGCATCGACTGGAGTTGACAAACCAACTCGTACTCAGTTATGGCTTACACGAAAAGATGTCGTACCATGCACCTCGTGCGGCTACAGAAGAGGAGTTACTGGAATTTCACGAAGCAGACTATGTCGACTTTCTCAAGCG AGTCACGCCAAAAAATGCTCAAGCACTAACAAAAGACTGGACGAAATTCAATGTCGGTGACGATTGCCCCATCTTCTACGATTTATTTTCTTTCTGCAAACAGTATGCGGGTGGTTCACTCGCCGCCGCTAGAAAACTTTCAAGTGGAAGTGCGGACATTGCTATCAACTGGAGCGGTGGATTACATCACGCAAAGAAAGGTGAAGCAAGTGGATTCTGTTATATAAACGATATCGTTTTGGGTATCCTTGAGCTTTTAAG ATATCATCCTCGTGTGCTCTACATTGATATCGACATTCACCACGGTGATGGAGTGCAAGAAGCATTTTATCTCTCCAACCGTGTTCTCACCGTTTCCTTCCACAAATACGCTGCCGATTTCTTCCCTAACACCGGTAATTTATCAGAAATTGGCTCCGATCTGGGCAAATATTTCTGTCTCAATGTCCCTTTGCAAGATGGCATCGACGATGAATCCTACATATCACTGTTTAAAGCGGTGATGGAACCAACTATCACTATATTCAAGCCTTCGGCAATTGTCCTACAGTGCGGTGCGGATTCTCTAGGATGCGATAGATTGGGAACATTTAACCTCTCTATCGCCGCCCATGGAGAATGCGTTAGATTTATCAAATCCTTTGGACTTCCTCTGCTGGCTCTTGGTGGAGGCGGTTATCGTCAGTCGTCTGTGTCTCGTTGTTGGACATACGAGACTGGTGTTCTCGCCGGTGTCCAACTATCGAACGAACTCCCGCAGAACAACTATTACGAATTCTTCGCCCCAGATTACAAGCTCCATCCTCCGTTGACAGGTAAAATTCAAAACCTCAATACTGCCAAGTCGCTTGAACGCATCAGAATATCCATCCGCGAAAAACTCAGATACCTCGGAGGGGCTCCTAGCGTCCAAATGCAGGAGATTCCTCCCGATCTACAAGGGTTactggaggaagacgaaaagTCGGCTGCcgaaaagatggatgagaaagaagaggagaggagggaaggaaaaggcaaggaaatAGATTGGCTGGATAGAGAAGTTGGTGGTAGTGGTGATGGGGTCGGTTCAGGGAGGTATTTCGGTGGcgcgagaagaagattttAG
- a CDS encoding peroxisome assembly protein per8 (peroxin-10), putative, translated as MDAPVASSSSHHPQAPLPAPYADLSFEPASQAQILRSHQRDTAQIHRLTELASEITRSLAGTRWLAQKQMIIDLLVKAIYLSLTLGRGSQTLGEEYTDILPYSPGRKPPPSKTRRFFTIMFLLFPTILVSPASTSYIRTGGLSQPSSRWRIAREKLGDFLSSPLGRAIPELHMIAFLFRGRFFELARRLTGMSYISALPPSPPEQRPASYEPLGLLLLIPFIHRLLLPLLNSQAELPESANHETWIADTIHDGKPTERASIVGANTFYDSPNTYLTQEALELPERQCTLCLEPRGTGEGSGGTVAVTECGHVFCWGCLGGLEKLECPLCRQSLRMERLIAAYNL; from the exons ATGGACGCACCTGtagcctcttcttcatcccaccatccccaagctcctcttccggcACCTTATGCCGACCTCTCCTTCGAGCCTGCCTCGCAGGCCCAGATAT TGCGGTCTCATCAAAGGGATACTGCTCAGATCCATCGACTTACGGAGCTTGCGTCGGAAATAACCAGGTCGTTGGCAG GGACCCGATGGCTAGCTCAGAAACAGATGATAATTGATCTACTTGTCAAAGCTATCTATCTAAGTCTCACattgggaagaggaagtcagactttgggagaagagtatACAGACATACTCCCATATTCTCCCGGACGGAAACCGCCCCCTTCCAAAACA AGACGATTTTTCACGATCAtgtttctccttttcccaacAATCCTTGTATCACCGGCATCTACCAGCTATATACGTACTGGCGGACTTTCacaaccttcttcaagatgGAGGATTGCAAGGGAGAAGCTTGGAGACTTCCTAAGTTCTCCACTTGGCAGGGCGATTCCAGAACTGCACATGATAGCATTCTTATTTCGAGGACGATTCTTCGAACTTGCGAGACGCCTTACAGGCATGTCATAT ATATCGGCTCTCCCGCCCAGTCCACCCGAACAACGCCCCGCATCATACGAGcctcttggccttctcttGCTCATTCCATTTATCCACCGTTTGCTCCTCCCTCTGCTGAACTCGCAAGCTGAATTACCAGAATCAGCTAATCACGAAACATGGATAGCAGATACTATTCATGATGGGAAGCCAACAGAGCGTGCATCCATAGTCGGCGCTAATACATTCTATGATTCACCCAACACGTACCTCACGCAAGAAGCTCTCGAACTTCCCGAACGTCAATGTACTTTATGTCTCGAACCTAGGGGCACCGGAGAGGGCAGTGGAGGGACTGTAGCTGTGACCGAATGTGGGCATGTGTTCTGTTGGGGATGTTTAGGTGGCCTTGAGAAG CTGGAATGCCCTTTGTGCAGACAGTCGTTACGGATGGAAAGGCTTATCGCGGCATACAATCTGTAG
- a CDS encoding expressed protein, translating to MPSQKFTEYLLNKYADDFKAATTHPFLEQAGKGAIDPRPLRAWLKQDYLYAYVGYIKFASSVLSHLHIPTPLSAPSPNTSKAISVLTFSLANVKRETDFFVSTAKAHGLDVFSPEANDGAEGGLLGEYNEITRAYVDFLHAVGGVGAVEEGLVLLWAMEIAYLTAWRNAKSLRPETLTSADPSSLSQTQQALLKFVDNWTCDEFVEFVADCAEIVDGAGIEIGSALAERCETVFKRTLWLEQRFWPSV from the exons ATGCCATCCCAAAAGTTTACAGAGTATCTTCTTAACAAATAC GCCGATGACTTCAAAGCGGCCACCACCCATCCATTCTTGGAGCAAGCTGGAAAAGGTGCCATTGACCCTAGACCCCTCAGAGCCTGGCTCAAGCAGGATTACCTTTATGCCTACGTAGGATACATCAAG TTTGCATCTTCCGTTTTATCCCATCTACACATCCCTACTCCCCTTTCTGCCCCGTCACCCAATACGTCCAAAGCCATCTCGGTTCTCACATTTTCACTCGCCAACGTGAAACGCGAGACAGACTTCTTCGTGTCTACTGCCAAGGCTCATGGGCTTGATGTCTTCTCCCCGGAGGCAAACGATGGAGCCGAAGGTGGCTTGTTGGGCGAGTACAATGAAATAACACGAGCGTATGTAGACTTTTTACACGCAGTCGGTGGGGTAGGCGCTGTCGAAGAAGGCCTTGTGCTGCTTTGGGCTATGGAGATT GCCTATTTGACCGCCTGGAGAAACGCCAAATCTTTGCGGCCTGAAACTCTTACCTCTGCCGATCCTTCAAGCCTTTCTCAAACACAGCAAGCATTGCTGAAATTCGTTGACAACTGGACATGCGACGAGTTTGTCGAGTTTGTGGCTGATTGTGCCGAGATTGTGGATGGAGCAGGCATCGAAATTGGAAGCGCCCTTGCTGAGCGTTGTGAGACA GTATTCAAGAGAACCCTTTGGCTTGAACAACGTTTCTGGCCTTCTGTATAG
- a CDS encoding retinal short-chain dehydrogenase/reductase, putative produces the protein MALTLDIVVCCLRKTIFSPYLAISIPVVLHLHSISSRLVLIVSYFWGVVICFIRLLCYADWRYANQAPWFHAPPKLQWEDQVVLITGGGSGIGALLAQTLANRNVAVAILTKDLPKQPFSHSHIHVFACDVSDYNAVMGVSARVREAVGDPTIIINNAGIVSGKLLLDLTEEDITSTFGSNTLAHFWVLKAFLPAMLRRGRGHIVTMSSILGIVGAAQMTDYCASKAAVLSLHQTLRFELDSRYQTPGIRTTLVLPAYTLTSLFNRVKLPTNRLFDFLCPPVQPRAVVEHIISALDDNESRIIRLPFYSNFARLCGDAVGLVPAGVRDFVQWLSGADYAMKGYGPTPDAGERLLAERQSHTPLNRKRTE, from the exons ATGGCACTCACCCTTGACATCG TTGTATGTTGCCTACGTAAAACCATTTTCTCTCCCTATCTTGCCATCTCCATTCCAGTagttctccatctccattcAATCTCAAGCCGTTTAGTACTCATTGTATCCTATTTCTGGGGAGTGGTTATTTGTTTCATTC GACTATTATGTTATGCCGATTGGCGATATGCCAACCAAGCTCCATGGTTTCACGCTCCACCCAAGCTACAATGGGAAGATCAAGTAGTACTCATCACGGGAG GTGGCTCAGGCATCGGTGCTCTATTGGCTCAAACACTTGCGAATCGTAATGTCGCTGTCGCCATACTCACGAAAGACCTACCAAAGCAACCATTCTCCCACA GCCATATTCATGTATTTGCGTGTGACGTCTCTGATTATAACGCAGTAATGGGAGTGTCTGCTCGAGTGCGAGAAGCA GTTGGTGATCCtacaataataataaataatgCCGGTATAGTCAGTGGCAAGCTACTCCTAGATCTGACTGAAGAGGATATAACAAG CACATTTGGATCCAATACTCTTGCGCACTTTTGGGTCCTCAAAGCGTTTCTCCCGGCCATGCTGCGTCGAGGCAGAGGCCATATCGTGACCATGTCTAGCATATTAGGCATCGTTGGTGCTGCTCAAATGA CTGATTATTGCGCAAGTAAAGCTGCAGTGCTCAGCTTACACCAAACATTGCGATTTGAGTTAGATAGCCGGTACCAGACACCTGGTATCAGGACCACGCTTGTCTTACCAGCGTATACACTTACATCTCTATTCAACCGTGTAAAGCTCCCTACAAATCGGCTTTTCGACTTTCTTTGCCCTCCGGTTCAGCCTCGAGCTGTTGTCGAACACATCATATCTGCTTTAGATGATAACGAGAGCCGAATCATTCGACTACCATTCTATTCCAATTTTGCTAGACTCTGTGGAGATGCCGTCGGGCTGGTACCAGCAGGGGTCAGAGATTTTGTTCAATGGCTTTCAGGTGCTGATTATGCCATGAAAGGCTACGGTCCTACCCCTGATGCGGGAGAGCGGTTGCTGGCGGAAAGGCAGTCTCATACACCGCTCAACAGGAAAAGAACAGAGTAG